Proteins from one Telopea speciosissima isolate NSW1024214 ecotype Mountain lineage chromosome 1, Tspe_v1, whole genome shotgun sequence genomic window:
- the LOC122671871 gene encoding acid phosphatase 1-like has protein sequence MHNNVEYRYTLFATMPMQWKVLVLMFLAIFSKASGGGRMKPCSRGGNETAEDGMSYCLSWRVGVETNNVRWWWTVPPRCLRYLENYMLGGQYERDLNLVMDQISSYLSGIVFSNDSMDAWILDIDDTCLSNLLYYRDVKHFGCDPYDPISFKKWAMKGGSPAVPSVLELFRKLVSSGFKVFLVTGRDEATLSQATMDNLHNQGYLGYERLIMRSEAYKGQSAVVFKSEIRKELEGQGYRIWGNVGDQWSDLTGDCLGARTFKLPNPMYFVP, from the exons ATGCACAATAATGTTGAGTACCGTTACACAT TGTTTGCGACAATGCCGATGCAATGGAAGGTGTTAGTGTTGATGTTCTTAGCCATATTCTCTAAGGCCAGTGGTGGTGGCCGCATGAAGCCGTGCTCAAGGGGAGGTAACGAAACAGCCGAAGATGGGATGAGCTACTGCTTGAGCTGGAGGGTAGGGGTAGAGACCAACAATGTGCGTTGGTGGTGGACTGTCCCTCCTCGGTGCTTGCGCTACCTTGAAAATTACATGCTGGGTGGGCAGTACGAGAGGGACTTGAACTTGGTTATGGATCAGATCTCTTCCTACCTTTCTGGAATTGTGTTTTCCAATGATTCCATGGATGCTTGGATTCTCGACATTGATGATACTTGCCTTTCAAATCTCCTCTATTATAGGGACGTCAAGCATTTTGG GTGTGATCCTTATGATCCAATATCTTTCAAGAAATGGGCAATGAAGGGAGGATCTCCTGCAGTTCCTTCGGTTCTTGAATTGTTCAGGAAGTTGGTTTCGAGTGGTTTTAAGGTTTTTCTTGTCACAGGCAGAGATGAAGCAACGCTCAGCCAAGCTACCATGGATAACTTGCATAACCAAGGATACCTTGGTTATGAGCGCTTGATAATGAG GAGTGAAGCTTACAAGGGACAAAGTGCAGTGGTGTTCAAGTCAGAAATACGAAAAGAACTAGAGGGACAAGGCTATAGGATTTGGGGAAACGTTGGAGATCAGTGGAGCGACCTTACTGGGGATTGTTTGGGTGCTCGCACATTTAAGCTTCCTAATCCCATGTATTTCGTACCCTAA
- the LOC122649678 gene encoding V-type proton ATPase subunit E-like, whose amino-acid sequence MNDADVSKQIQQMVRFIRQEAEEKANEISVSSEEEFNIEKLQLVEAEKRKIRQEYERKSKQVEVRKKIEYSMQLNASRIKVLQAQDDVVNSMKESASKDLLRVSDDKKTYSKLLKGLIVQSLLRLKEPSVLLRCREMDRKLVESVVDEAKQQYAEIAKVHTPNVAIDDRVYLPPPPTNANSHGPSCSGGVVLASQDGKIVCENTLDARLDVVFRQKLPEIRKQLFGQVGA is encoded by the exons ATGAACGACGCAGATGTCTCCAAGCAGATCCAACAGATGGTCAGATTCATCCGGCAGGAAGCCGAGGAGAAAGCCAACGAGATCTCTGTCTCCTCCGAGGAG GAATTTAACATTGAGAAGTTGCAATTAGTTGAAGCTGAAAAGCGAAAGATTAGGCAAGAATATGAGCGCAAATCAAAACAGGTGGAAGTTCGTAAAAAAAT TGAATACTCAATGCAGCTGAATGCTTCTCGTATTAAAGTTCTTCAAGCACAAGATGATGTCGTGAATTCCATGAAGGAGTCTGCCAGCAAGGACCTTCTGCGTGTTTCAGATGACAAAAAGACATACAGCAAACTTCTCAAGGGTTTGATTGTTCAA AGTCTGTTACGTCTGAAAGAGCCATCAGTATTGTTGCGGTGTAGAGAGATGGACCGCAAGCTTGTTGAATCTGTTGTAGATGAAGCAAAGCAACAGTATGCAGAGATAGCCAAAGTTCATACCCCTAACGTGGCAATTGATGATCGTGTATACCTTCCACCACCTCCTACTAATGCGAATTCACATGGTCCCTCCTG CTCTGGAGGAGTAGTGTTGGCTTCACAAGATGGGAAGATAGTCTGCGAAAATACACTAGATGCAAGGTTGGATGTTGTTTTCCGTCAGAAACTGCCTGAG